The sequence below is a genomic window from Acidobacteriota bacterium.
TCGAGGCTCTTCGGGCGAAAGACGTAATTGGTCGCGAATTGCTCGCCCATCGTCGTCGAAGGAACGTCGGCGTAGTGGTGGCCCGGATAGAGAACGGTCGACTCCGGGAGCTTCGTCAGACGCTGCGCGATCGTCCGGTACATCTCCTCGGCGTCGCCACCGGGAAGATCGACGCGACCGCAACCCTGAACGAAGAGCGTGTCGCCGGACACGAGGCGGCCTTCGACGAGAAAGCACTGGCTTCCCGGTGTGTGGCCTGGCGTATGTAGGAGCTCTATTGCGACCTCGCCGACGCGGACAACGTCGCCGCCATCATGCTGGGTCAGGTCGCCCGGCTCGAGACCCGAGACGACCTTGACCCCGCGCGATTCGGCGCGATGGCAATGTATCGGGACATCGGCGATCTCCTTGAGCGACGCGACGCCTTCGATCTGGTGGCCGAAGAGATCTCCCCCGATGTGATCGGGATGATAGTGAGTGACGAGCGCGCCGACGATCTTCATGTCGTCCTGCTGCGCGACGCTGACGAGGTCCGCCACGTCCCATGCGGGATCGACCACGACGCAGTCGCGCGTTTCGCGGTCGCCGATGAGGTAGCAGAAGTTGACCATCTGCGCCGCAACGGGATTCGAGCGGGCGAAGTCACGTCCCGCGAGAAGCTGCCGGAAGTAGAGTCTGTCGGACATGCCTCTCTGAAGTCGGATGGACCGCGAAATGATTTCCACCGGCGAGCCGTCGCATCGTCGCGTAGAATCCGGACCTGGATCGAGGAGGACTTGCACGTGAAGACCGGACTGCTCACTCTTTTGCTCATCGCGCTGTTCACGGTACCGCTCACAGCTCAGGAGGGACCGGTTGCGGCGGCACCCGATCGCGCAGCAGATGAAGGAGAGGGGCCGTTCGAGCGGCTCATTATACGAGGGGCCACGATGATCGACGGGACGGGCGCGCCGCCGCAGGGACCGGTCGACATCGTCATCGAGGGCGACCGGATCGCGAGAGTCGCG
It includes:
- a CDS encoding MBL fold metallo-hydrolase, coding for MSDRLYFRQLLAGRDFARSNPVAAQMVNFCYLIGDRETRDCVVVDPAWDVADLVSVAQQDDMKIVGALVTHYHPDHIGGDLFGHQIEGVASLKEIADVPIHCHRAESRGVKVVSGLEPGDLTQHDGGDVVRVGEVAIELLHTPGHTPGSQCFLVEGRLVSGDTLFVQGCGRVDLPGGDAEEMYRTIAQRLTKLPESTVLYPGHHYADVPSTTMGEQFATNYVFRPKSLDDWMSLMGR